CGGCCGCAAATTGTCCGTAGGTCTCGCCAAAGCGCAGCAAGTCGCTGGCGCGCGTGGGGCCCGGCGCCGGGGCCGGCGACGGGAGCCTTTCCGCCGCGTGGATTTTCTGAAGAAGCGTGATCAGCGACAGCGCGGATGAATTGTCATGATCGAGTAAGGCGAGCACGGCTGCCTGGTCGATCAGGACCGTGACCGGCGTGGAAGGCTGCGGCGACTGGGCGAAGCAAAGCGAAATTGAGAAGATCAACCAACAGATGATCGAGATGATGCGCATCTGCGATTTGTAACGCGGCAAAGAGCATTTTACAATTCAGAGACGAGCCACACTTTCATCCTTGGCGGCGCAGAAAGCCGGTGATCGTGACTTTCTCCCAGATGTCGGCCGCGGCGAAGGGGTCGGCGCGATTGAAGGCCTCGACCTCGGCCCGTCCCGGCGACTCGATCAGGAACAGGCTGCCGATCATCTTCTCGCCATCGTCGGAGACGAGCGGGCCGGACATGACGATTTTGACTTCGAAGCGCGAGGTGTCGCTCAGGAACGCCTTGTGCGCGTCGTAATGGGCGAGCCGGGTCGGCAGCGCACCGGCGCGGTCGAGGGCGTGAATGGCAAACAGCATGATGTCTCCGGACGATGTCTCCGAACGATGTCTTGGGACGGCCATATTGAACGGCCGTCCCGATTTTTAGAAGGACAAGCCTACTTCGTGCCGAGCTTTTGCGCCTCTTCCCAGGTGGGGCAGGCCCGCTGCTCAAGCGGCACGTCGAAAGGCCCGAAATTGTCCTTGGTGATAACGGTGGGCTTCAGCACGATCTCGGCGACGACGGGTTGTTCGCGCAGGTTGCGGATCGCCATCATGGTGCCGAGGCAGCCCTGCGCAAAGCCGTTATAGTCGCCGCTTGCGAGCAGCTTGCCGGACTTGATGGCGTCGATCGCTTCCTTGGTGCCGTTGATGCCGATCACCTGCGCTTTGCGATTGGCGCCATCCAGCGCCTCGATCGCGCCGACTGCCATGGCGTCGTTGGCGGCCAGCACGCCGTCGATCTGCGAGTTCGACTGCATCAGGTTTTCCATCACCTGGAGCGCCTGGAGTCGCTGGTAGTTGCCGGGCTGCGAGGCGAGCAGCTTCGCGCCCGGAGTTTCTTTCAGCGCGTCGTTGAAGCCTCTGACACGATCGACATTGGTCAGCGAGCCCTTGACGCCTTCGATGATGACGATGTTGCCCTTGCCGCCGAGCGTCTTCAGCAGGTAGCGCGCGGTTTCGAGCCCAAGGCTGTAGTCGTCGGCGCCGACGAAGGAGACGAACTTGCCGCCGGCGGAGCGGTCGGTGATGTTGACCACCGGGATCTTGGCGTCGTTGATCTTCTCGACCCCCGGTACCATCGCCTTGTAGTCGACGGGGATGAAGACGATAGCACTCGGCTTCTTCACCACGACGTCCTCGATCTGGCTGAGCTGTTCGGGGATCGAGTCCGGCTTGGTCGGGATATATTGCAACGTCTTGGCGTTCAGCGCCTTGGCCGCGACATCCGCTCCGACCCGCACGGTCTGGAAATAGGGATTGGTCTGGTTTTTGGTGAACACGGCGATGGTCTGGCCGTCGGCGCGCGCCTGCGTCGTGAACGCGGCGGCCGTTAGCAGCGGCAGTGCAAGGTAGCCCAATCTCAGTTTCATATGATCTCCATCCCTCTTTTGGTTTGCTGGATTTTTGCGAAAGAACTCATTGCGTGCGGCGGCGGGTCTTCATGTCGAGCCAGACGGCGAGAATAACGATGATCCCCGTGACGAGCGGCTGCCAGTTGGCGCTGACCGACAGGAGGTTCATGCCGTTGAGAACCAGCGTCAGGATCAGCGCGCCGACGAAGGTGCCGAACACCGTGCCGACGCCGCCGAACAGCGAAGTGCCGCCGATCAGCACGGCCGCGATCGCGGGTAGCGTCAGGCTTTCGCCGATATCTGCCTCGGCCGAATTGAGCCGCGACAGGAAGATGATCGACGCAAGGCCCGCCATGGTGCCGGAGACGGCGTAGACCAGCAGCAGGCGGCGTACGACCGGAATGCCGGACAGCCGTGCCGCCACCGGGTTGGCCCCGATCGCATAGATCTCCTGGCCCCAGATCGTCCGCTGCGCGAATAGCGTGCCGATCGCGAGAAAGACGACGAGCAGATAGACCGGGATCGGCAGGCCGAACAGATAGCCGCTGCCGATCTGGCGGAAGCCCGCTGGGAAGCCGTGAATGGTGTCGCCGGCCATGTACCAATAGGTGAGGCCATTCAGCACCCAGAGCATGCCGTAGGTGGCGATGAAGGAGGGGATGCGCAGTGCCGTCACCATGACGCCGTTGAGGAGGCCAACGATGCCACCGGCCACTAGCGCGGTGACAACGCCCAGCACCGGAGAGCCCGTCTGATGGATCACCGTGCCGGCGAGGCAGGCTGAGAGAGCGACATTGGCGCCGACGGAGAGATCGAGCCCGGCGGTCAGCACCACCAGTGTCAGGCCCGAGGCGATGAAGAAGGTCAGGCTCGCCTGCCGCAGCACGTTGAGGATGTTGCCGAGGCTCAGGAAGGAGTCGCTGAGGACTGCGAGCACGGCGCAGATCAGCAGTGCTGCGAGCAAGCGGTAGAACACCTGGATCGCATCCTGCGACAGGAAGGAGCGGGGCGGCGAGATGGCCTCCTTGGTGATGTCGGTCATGTGCGGCTCCTGATGCCGTCCAGGAACAGCGCGACTATGACGAGGACGCCGACGCTTGCGACCTGAACCGAGGACGGCAGCGAGATCAGATTGAGCCCGTTGCGGAGCACGCCGACGGCGATGACACCGAGCACGGTGCCGAGCAACCAGCCATTGCCGCGCTCAAAGGACGTGCCGCCAACCGCAACCGCCGCGATCGCATCGAATTCGAGGCCGAGACCGGCGGTCGGGTGGCCGGAATTCATGCGCGCGGTCATCAAGAGGCCGGCGACGCCGGCCATGGTGCCGCCGAGCGCGTAAACTGCGATCAGGAGGCGGTTCGGCGAGAGACCGGCATATCTCAGCGCCTCGCGGTTGCCGCCGAGCGCGAAGATGTAGGTGCCGAAACGCGTGTGATAGAGCAGGGCATGAAAGAACGCGTAAGTCACGAGCGCCATCACGATCGGCACGGGTACGCCGAGCAGGGTGGACGAGTAGATATCACGCACGCTGTGGGGGATGCCGACCACGCTCTGTCCGTCAGAGACGATCAGCGACAGGCCCTGCGCCATGCCGAGCGTGCCGAGCGTCGCAACGAAGGGCGGGATTCCCAGGATCGCGACCAGCCATCCATTGATGGTGCCGAAGCCGGCGCCGACCAGCACGCCTGCGGCGAGGCCAAGCAGCATCGATTTGGTTGCCAGCGACACGATCGCGACGCAGAGCGAGGTCAGCGTCAGCACCGCGCCCATCGAGAGGTCCAGGCCTTCGGTCATGATGATCAACGTCATCGGCAGCGCGAGCATGGTCAGGATCGTCGATTGCACCAGCACGTTGGAGAGGTTGGCGATCGACAGGAAGCCGGGCGCGATCGTCCCGAACAGCGCGATCAGGAGCACCAGCACGATGGCGACGCCGGGAATGCGCTGGAGCGGATTTGGTTGTGAAACGACCGCGGCCTCACGCATGGTGCATCCCCAATCGCACGATGTTCTCCTCGGTCAGCTCATTGCGCGACAGGTGTCCGGCGATGCGGCCCTCGCGCATCACATAGGCGCGGTCGCAGACATGGCAGATCTCGACCTGCTCGGACGAGATCATCAGGGCGGCAGCGCCTTCAGCGACGAGCCGGTCGATCAGGGCAAAGATCTCGGATTTGGCGCCGATGTCGATGCCGCGCGTCGGCTCGTCGAAGATGAAGAGTTTTGCGCCGGCAGCCAGCCACTTGCCGATCACGACCTTCTGCTGGTTGCCGCCGGAGAGCAGGCCGACGGTCTGCCGCGCGCTCGGGGTCGCGATCCTGAGCTGCCGGATCAGGCTGTCCGACGTGCGCTGCGCGCTACGCTGATCGAACAGGCCGCTCGGGAACAGCTTTCGCAGCGCTGACACCACGAGATTGTCGCCGACCGAGCGCAACAGTGCGAGCCCCTCACTCTTGCGGCTCTCCGGGATCAGCGCGATGCCACGGCGGGCGGCGACATCAGGTTCGCCTGAGATCGTCTTGCCGTCGAAGACGATCTCGCCGCTTGTCACGGGATCCGCGCCGAAGATCGCGCGCGCAACCTCGCTGCGGCCGGAGCCGACCAGGCCGCAGAGGCCGACGATCTCGCCCTGGCGTACCTCGATGTCGATGTCGGAAATGCCGGTCGGCGAGGCCAGGCCCTTGACGCTGAGCAGCACCGCGCCGGGCTTGTCGGCAAAATTGCGCGGATAGGTCATGTCGACGGTGCGGCCGACCATCATACGGACGAGCTGGTCCGGGGTGACGTCGGCGGGACGGACGCCGTCGATGCGGCGGCCGTCGCGCAGGACCGTGATGCGATCTCCGAGCGCGAACACCTCGGCCATGCGGTGTGAGATGTAGACGATAGAAACGCCATCGGCCTTCAGCCGCGCGATCAGCGCAAACAGGAGCTCTGTCTCGCGGTCGGACAGCGCCGCGGTCGGCTCGTCCATGACCAGGATGCGCGCATTCTGGCTGATCGCTTTCGCAATCTCGACCATCTGCTGCTGGGCGACGCCGAGCTTGTCGACCGTGATGGAGGGATCGATGTCGAAGCCGATGGTGTCGAGCACGCGCTTGGCATCGGCCAGGATCCTTCGGCGGTCGATCGTGCCGGGGATGCGGCCTTTCGGCTCGCGGCCGAGGAAGATGTTTTGCGCGATATCGAGGTGGGGGACGAGCGAGAATTCCTGGAAGATGACGGCGATGCCGAGCTTCTGCGCGTCTGTGGTCGAACTGATCGCGACCTTCTCGCCCTTGTGGTAGAACTCGCCGGCATCGGCGCGGTAGGCGCCGCACAGCACCTTCATCAGGCTCGATTTGCCGGCGCCGTTCTCGCCGAGCAGCATATGGACCTCGCCGGGAAACACGGCAAAGGACACGTCGTCCAGCGCCTTGACGCCCGGAAACTCCTTGCTGATGCCGCGCAACTCGAGCAGCGGTGTGTCAGCCTCCTCCATTTGTCCGTCCTCTCCAAAAAAGCGGCTTGCGGGACTCTTGTCGGTCCATTCGCCGTGATCCGGCTTAAGCAGCTCTCGCGCTGCTCGCAACCTGCTTCAGGCCGAAATCGTAGTTGAGATGGAAATAGTCGCTGTCCACCATACGACCATCCGGCGCACGGCCGGGCGGGCAGCGGACGAATTCGCGGATCAGGCTGTCCTTGACGCCGAACACCACGTCGCTGTCGAGGTATTGATCGCCGGCGACGAACACATGCGTCACGAGCTGTTCGAAGCCTGGCGCGGAGATCATGAAATGCACGTGCGCCGGACGCCAGGGATGGCGGCCCTGCGCCTCCAGCATCTCGCCGACCGGACCGTCATGCGGAATCGGGTAGGCGGCGGGCTTGATCGACCAGAAATGGAAGCGGCCGTTCTGGTCGGTGTGGAAGCGCGCGCGCATCGCGAGATCGCCGATTTTGTCGAGCTGCTGCACGTCGTAATAGCCGTCGTCGTCGGAATGCCAGACGTCGACCACGGCGCCCGCGAGCGGCCGGCCGTCCACGGCCGAGACGGTACCTGTGACCAGCATCGGATCGCCTTCCATGGTGCCGGAGATATCCTCGCCGTTGGTCTTCTCCGGTGCGGCTTGCACGAAGAACGGGCCGAGCACCGTGGTCTCGGTCGCGCCTTCCGGCACCGGGTGGTTGATGGCGTCCACCAGCATGGAGACGCCGAACGTGTCCGAAAGCAGGATGAACTCCTGGCGCTTGTCGTCGCACATGTGGCCGGTGCGGGTGAGGAAGTCGATGCCATACTCCCATTCCTTCTGGGTCGGCCGCACCTCGCGCACGAAGGCATGAAGATGGCGCACCAGCGCCTCGCTCACTTGCTTGACGCGCGGATCGGTCGCGCCCTTGATCCGCTCCAGCACGGCCTCGGTGATGGTGTTCTCGTTGAAGTTACGCAACGTTGCCTCCGCTAGTCAGAGTTTTGGCTCGCCGAGCCCGGACAGCCGTTCCAGATGCTTGACGGTCGCGATGAAGTCGGTCTCGCCGTCGCCTTGCGCAACCAGCGAGCCATAGGTCTCACGCACCTGGGCCGCAAGCTGCAAGGGCACGCCGACGGCATGACCGGCACCGAGGATGAGATCGAGGTCTTTCGCCATCTGCTTGCAGGAGAAGGTCGACTCGAAGTCGCGAGTCCTGAGCGGCGCGGTCTTGTACTTCACCATGGGAGAGGCAACCGCGCTGTCGTCGAGCATCTTCAGAATGTCCTGCCAGGCGATGCCGCCCTTCCGAGCGAGCGCAAGGCTCTCGGCCATCATGGCGGCCGACACCGCGATCATCAGATTGACCGCGAGCTTTGCGTAGCGTGCTTCTTCGCCGGGCCCGAGATAGGTCTGCGCGCGGGTGAAGGTTGCAAACAGCGGCTTTGCGCTTTCGAAAGCGTCCTTCGGCCCCGACACGAAGCAGGTCAGCGCGCCTGTGTGGACGATGCTGGCGTTGCCGGAGACCGGTGCACGCAGATAGGCGACACCGCGCGCCTGTGCGGCGGCATCGACCTCGGCGGAGGCCTCGATGCTCACGGTGCTGGTGTCGATCAGCAACGATCCTTGGGCCATCGTTGCGATGAGGCCGGTTGGGCCGAGCGTCACAGCGCGCAGCGCAGCATCGTCGGGCAAGGAGGTGACTACGGCTGCCCGGCCGCTGACCGCGTCGGCCGGTGACGCCGCAACGGCGATGCCCTGCTCACGTGCGGCAGCGATACGAGCCGCACTTGGATCGAAGGCGGTCACGGAATAGGCCTTGGCGACGAGAGCCGACATCGGCAAGCCCATCTTGCCGATGCCGATGAAAGCGATGTTGTTCGAAGCGTCTGCCATTCTTGTTGTCCGTTGGCGCCTTCAGGCGGCGCGTCCCTGTCGTTCGATGTCCTGCACCAGCCGCCGCCCGGATTGCGCGAGCAGCTCCTTCTTCGGCTCAAGCCCGTCAACCAGCAGCCTGCCGTTCCGCTTCTTCCAGACGCCGCCGATCATCACCGCCTCGATATTGGCAAGGCTCGTCTGCATCACGACGGTGGCGACGGGATCGTGGACCGGAAAGAGATTGAGGTCGGAGGCATTGATGATCACAAGGTCGGCGAGCTTGCCGGGCGTGAGCGAACCGATCTGGCTGTCGCGGCCAAGCATGCGGGCGCCCTCCAATGTGATCCAGCGCAGCGCCTCGCGTGCCGGAATCGTCGTCGTCGCCGGAATGCTTCCGCTGGTCTTACGTGCCTCGGCATTGTCGAGCGCCCTCTGCATCGACAGCGCGACACGCGCGGCGGAGAAGAGATCGCCGGCCAGCACGGATTCCAGATCGATGCCGATCGTCGGCCGGACGCTGCGCTTCAGGAGCCGTCCCGTGATCGGAAAGCCGTGGCCCTGGATCATTTCGTTCTCAGGCGTCACCGAGAACGATACGCCGAGATCGACCAGGCGGTCGAGGAGATCGTCGGGCAGATCGTTGCCGTGGACGATGTTGACGCCTGCGCCGACGAGGCCGGCCTCGATCAGCTTTTCCCAGCCACCCGGCGTCTTGGCCGGACCGCCGCCCTGGTGCATCGAGGCGATCAGGTTAAGCTCCCGCGCCATGCGGAAATCATGCATGGCGACATCGAGCGTCGAATAGTGCGGGCCCAGGATGGCAAGTCCGAGCGTGACGAGGCCGTTACGATCGGCGAGGGGACCTGCCAGCAACCGCTCGACCTCGCGGCGCGGATGCGGGATCTCCGAGAAATGCGGCTCGCCGGGTTTCGGCTCCGGCTTAGGCGAGCCGTGAAAGAAGGCCGCGCGGATGCCGCTCTCGATCAGTCCGCGCACCGCGGCATCGGTATGGTCAGGCGTCGGATTGTTGTGGCACCAGTCGACCAGCGTCGTGGTGCCCTGATTGATCTGGTTCAGCGCGCCGACGAGGGTCGCGATGTAGATGTCGTCGGGCCGGAACACGGTTGCCAGCCCCGCATGCATGCGGCGGAAATATTCGAGTAGCGTCCAGTTCGCGGCAAATCCGCGCAAGCCCGTCTGCCAGGTGTGCATATGGGCGTTGATCAGCCCAGGGATGACGATGCGCCCGGTGCCGTCGACGATCTCGGTCTCGGCCTCACCGCTGCCAAGCTCGATGCCGGGGCGCACGTCGACGATCCGGTTGCCTTCGACCAGCACATCGCCGGCACGGAGATCGCCAAGCGCGTCATCCATGCTGATGATGGTCGCCGATTTGATCAGCGTGCGCCGCATCGCTTCAAGCCGCCGCTTCGGTTGCGGCCGGCGGCTCGCCCGCCCAGGCGCGCGCGATCAGGTCGCGAATGGCGTTGCGCTCGAGAGGGCGCGGATTCCAGTAGGCGTTGGTGACTGCGAGATCCGCCGCCTTGCCGATGCCGCCCTCGGGCATGCCGATGTCGCGCAGCGCCAGCTTTGCATTCAGCCGCTTCGCGAGATCGTACAGCCCCCGCGATGCATCGGCCGCGCCGATCGCGCGCGAGATGCGTACGACGGCTTCGGGCACGGCGGGGGCGTTATAGGCCAGTGCATGCGGCAGCACGATGGTGTGGGTCTCGGCGTGCGGCAGGTCGAACGTGCCGCCGAGTGTGTGGCAGAGCTTGTGATGCAAGGCCATGCCGACGGTGCCGAGACAAACGCCGCAGAGCCAGGCGCCATAGAGCGCCTCGGTGCGGGCCTCGCGGTCGTCGCTCTTCGCGGCAATGGCAGGGAGAGCACGGGCGAGGGCACGGATGCCTTCTTCCGCCATCAGCGAGGTCACGGGATTGGCGTCGCGCGCGTAAAGCGCCTCCACGGCATGCGCAATCGCATTGATGCCGGAGGTCGCTGCCAGGCCGACCGGCAGCGTCAAGGTCAGGTCGACATCGTAGATCACGGTCTCCGGCAGCACGGCCGCATCGCGCACCGTGGTCTTGAGGCCATTCTCGGTCTGGCCGACGATCGGTGTCATCTCCGAGCCGGCATAGGTGGTGGGGATGCAGAGCTGGTTGACCCCGGTGCGCAACGCCAGCGCCTTGCCAAGCCCCGTGGTCGAGCCGCCACCGAGCGAGACGACGCAGTCGGCTTCGCAAGCCTTCATCGCCGCGAGCGCCTGCGCGGTGACCTCGACCGGGGTGTGCATGGTGGCGCCGGCAAAGAGGCCGGCATAGAGCGGGCCGAGTGCAGTGCCGAGGTTTTTGCCTTGCGCCTCCTGCTGCGGCGTCGTCAGCACCAGCGCGCGCTTGCCGCCCAGCCGCTCGACCTCGGCCTTGGCCGCCGCAAGCGTTCCGCTGCCGAACACGACACGGCAGGGGAGGTTTTCAAAGGTGAACGAACCGATCATGCGCCGGTCTCTTTGATGGGATAATCGACCTGGAAGCGGCCGATCCGCAAGTCGCCGAGCTCCTCGCGCACGCGCAGGTGCTCCGGATGCGTTGCATAGGCCTGAAGCGCTGCCCGGTCGGCGAATTCGGAGAACAGCACGACGTCGCAGGCGTAATCGACATCGCTGACGTCGAGGCCGACCTCGATATGGGTGAGGCCGTCGATCCGGCCCTTCAGGCCCTCGAACAGGGTTTTGACTTTGAGCCGGGCCGCGGAGCGCTCCGCAGGCGTCTCCCCGCGCAGCCGCCACATCACGATGTGCCTGATCGGGCCCGACATTTTCCTGATTTCCTCGCCGCTCGTCTTGCTTGTTGGAGGGTATTTTGCCTTGCAGAAATCGGAAATAAAGGTCTAAAATCGTAAGTCTCTTTTCCGATTTATGCAAAAATGGACCGCCTTCTCCAACTCGAGGTCTTCGCCAAAACGGCCGAGCTCGGCAGCCTTTCCAAGGCGGCCGAAACGTTACGGATGTCGAATGCGGCGGCAAGCCGGCATCTCAGCGCGCTGGAGGAGCGGCTCGCGGTCCGGCTGATCGAGCGGAACACGCGCCGGCAATGGCTGACGGAAGCAGGGCAGGAGCTCCTGCAGCGTTGCAGCACGCTCTTGAACGAGCTCGCCGAGGCCGAGGACGCCGTCTCGGACCGCGCGCTGTCGCCGAAGGGCATGCTGCGCGTCACGAGCTCGCTTTCGTTCGCGATGATCTATCTGGCACCGATGCTGCCCGCGTTCCGCGCGCTCTATCCAAAACTGAGCGTGCAGATCATCAGCGCCAACCGCTATCCCGATTTCATCGAAGCCGGCATCGACGTCGCGATCCGCACGAGGGAGCATGAGCCCGACTCCAACATCGTCGTCCGGCGCATCGGCCAGATGCGACGCGTGCTGGCGGCGGCCCCCTCGTATCTCGCAAGGCAGGGATGGCCGGAGCACCCCGCAGATCTCGCCCGCCACGACATGCTGATCTACAACCTCGCCAACGATCCCTATTCGCTGCGGCTCAGCAAGGGCAATGCGGCTCAGACCATCCGCATCGCGCCGACGCTCGACAGCAATGACGGCCAGGTGATCCGCGGCGCCGCGCTCGCAGGCCTCGGCATCCTCATCCAGCCGCTCTATATCGTGCAGGGCGATATTTCCTCAGGAAAGCTCGTGCCGCTATTGATGGATTGGGAGCTGCCCTTGCTCACGATGAACATCGCCTACCAGAACCGCGTCAGGCTGCCCGCCAAGATCAGGGTGTTTTCCGACTTCCTGGTCAACCACATCCGCGAACATTCGCAGCCGGGGATCTGGATCGACGCGAAGGAGCGCGTCCCCGATTCGTCAGGCGCAATGTAAAAACACGATAAGCTGCGCGTCCGATCTGTGCTCGCTCGCGCGCTTGCCGCAAGCAAGTGGCGCCGGTTAGGCGCCACTCCCTGTCGACGGCATCCGCCGTTCAGAACGAGCAGCCAAGGGATGTGAGCGAGGCCTTCGTCGCATCCATGGTTTGCTTGCAAGTCGTCTCCATGGTCGCCTTCGTCGACGGATTCTTGGACAGGTCGATCCACGTCTTGCGCATCTGGTCGATCTGCGCCTTGTACGTTGCGCGCTGTTCCGCAGGGACTTTGGCGGCAACGCAGCTGTCGTATTTGGTCAGGAACTCGTCGCAGGTGGCGATACCGGTGCTCTCCGCGTGGGCCGCCGTGACGCCCGCGAGCAAGGCGAGGCCTGCGATGCCTGGGAATATCCGTCGCCAGTTCGCGCTCGAACCCGCCGCGGCCTTCGATGTTGCTTGACGCATTTCTCTAACTTCCTTGTCACAACTGAATAGCTTCGAATGTCGGCGTGCTCCCGGCTTCGCCTCATCTCCCTGATCGATGCGCCAGACATCTCGCAACAAATGGTCGGCGTTGCGTTCGTAGAGCAGCTTGAGCGACGAGTAGTCAGAGGCGAGACCGGGCACGATCGCGCCGGCGCCGAACGAATGT
This region of Bradyrhizobium sp. CCGUVB1N3 genomic DNA includes:
- a CDS encoding NAD(P)-dependent oxidoreductase, producing MADASNNIAFIGIGKMGLPMSALVAKAYSVTAFDPSAARIAAAREQGIAVAASPADAVSGRAAVVTSLPDDAALRAVTLGPTGLIATMAQGSLLIDTSTVSIEASAEVDAAAQARGVAYLRAPVSGNASIVHTGALTCFVSGPKDAFESAKPLFATFTRAQTYLGPGEEARYAKLAVNLMIAVSAAMMAESLALARKGGIAWQDILKMLDDSAVASPMVKYKTAPLRTRDFESTFSCKQMAKDLDLILGAGHAVGVPLQLAAQVRETYGSLVAQGDGETDFIATVKHLERLSGLGEPKL
- a CDS encoding sugar ABC transporter substrate-binding protein, producing the protein MKLRLGYLALPLLTAAAFTTQARADGQTIAVFTKNQTNPYFQTVRVGADVAAKALNAKTLQYIPTKPDSIPEQLSQIEDVVVKKPSAIVFIPVDYKAMVPGVEKINDAKIPVVNITDRSAGGKFVSFVGADDYSLGLETARYLLKTLGGKGNIVIIEGVKGSLTNVDRVRGFNDALKETPGAKLLASQPGNYQRLQALQVMENLMQSNSQIDGVLAANDAMAVGAIEALDGANRKAQVIGINGTKEAIDAIKSGKLLASGDYNGFAQGCLGTMMAIRNLREQPVVAEIVLKPTVITKDNFGPFDVPLEQRACPTWEEAQKLGTK
- a CDS encoding LysR family transcriptional regulator, yielding MDRLLQLEVFAKTAELGSLSKAAETLRMSNAAASRHLSALEERLAVRLIERNTRRQWLTEAGQELLQRCSTLLNELAEAEDAVSDRALSPKGMLRVTSSLSFAMIYLAPMLPAFRALYPKLSVQIISANRYPDFIEAGIDVAIRTREHEPDSNIVVRRIGQMRRVLAAAPSYLARQGWPEHPADLARHDMLIYNLANDPYSLRLSKGNAAQTIRIAPTLDSNDGQVIRGAALAGLGILIQPLYIVQGDISSGKLVPLLMDWELPLLTMNIAYQNRVRLPAKIRVFSDFLVNHIREHSQPGIWIDAKERVPDSSGAM
- a CDS encoding intradiol ring-cleavage dioxygenase translates to MRNFNENTITEAVLERIKGATDPRVKQVSEALVRHLHAFVREVRPTQKEWEYGIDFLTRTGHMCDDKRQEFILLSDTFGVSMLVDAINHPVPEGATETTVLGPFFVQAAPEKTNGEDISGTMEGDPMLVTGTVSAVDGRPLAGAVVDVWHSDDDGYYDVQQLDKIGDLAMRARFHTDQNGRFHFWSIKPAAYPIPHDGPVGEMLEAQGRHPWRPAHVHFMISAPGFEQLVTHVFVAGDQYLDSDVVFGVKDSLIREFVRCPPGRAPDGRMVDSDYFHLNYDFGLKQVASSARAA
- a CDS encoding ABC transporter permease encodes the protein MTDITKEAISPPRSFLSQDAIQVFYRLLAALLICAVLAVLSDSFLSLGNILNVLRQASLTFFIASGLTLVVLTAGLDLSVGANVALSACLAGTVIHQTGSPVLGVVTALVAGGIVGLLNGVMVTALRIPSFIATYGMLWVLNGLTYWYMAGDTIHGFPAGFRQIGSGYLFGLPIPVYLLVVFLAIGTLFAQRTIWGQEIYAIGANPVAARLSGIPVVRRLLLVYAVSGTMAGLASIIFLSRLNSAEADIGESLTLPAIAAVLIGGTSLFGGVGTVFGTFVGALILTLVLNGMNLLSVSANWQPLVTGIIVILAVWLDMKTRRRTQ
- a CDS encoding amidohydrolase family protein, translating into MRRTLIKSATIISMDDALGDLRAGDVLVEGNRIVDVRPGIELGSGEAETEIVDGTGRIVIPGLINAHMHTWQTGLRGFAANWTLLEYFRRMHAGLATVFRPDDIYIATLVGALNQINQGTTTLVDWCHNNPTPDHTDAAVRGLIESGIRAAFFHGSPKPEPKPGEPHFSEIPHPRREVERLLAGPLADRNGLVTLGLAILGPHYSTLDVAMHDFRMARELNLIASMHQGGGPAKTPGGWEKLIEAGLVGAGVNIVHGNDLPDDLLDRLVDLGVSFSVTPENEMIQGHGFPITGRLLKRSVRPTIGIDLESVLAGDLFSAARVALSMQRALDNAEARKTSGSIPATTTIPAREALRWITLEGARMLGRDSQIGSLTPGKLADLVIINASDLNLFPVHDPVATVVMQTSLANIEAVMIGGVWKKRNGRLLVDGLEPKKELLAQSGRRLVQDIERQGRAA
- a CDS encoding sugar ABC transporter ATP-binding protein, producing the protein MEEADTPLLELRGISKEFPGVKALDDVSFAVFPGEVHMLLGENGAGKSSLMKVLCGAYRADAGEFYHKGEKVAISSTTDAQKLGIAVIFQEFSLVPHLDIAQNIFLGREPKGRIPGTIDRRRILADAKRVLDTIGFDIDPSITVDKLGVAQQQMVEIAKAISQNARILVMDEPTAALSDRETELLFALIARLKADGVSIVYISHRMAEVFALGDRITVLRDGRRIDGVRPADVTPDQLVRMMVGRTVDMTYPRNFADKPGAVLLSVKGLASPTGISDIDIEVRQGEIVGLCGLVGSGRSEVARAIFGADPVTSGEIVFDGKTISGEPDVAARRGIALIPESRKSEGLALLRSVGDNLVVSALRKLFPSGLFDQRSAQRTSDSLIRQLRIATPSARQTVGLLSGGNQQKVVIGKWLAAGAKLFIFDEPTRGIDIGAKSEIFALIDRLVAEGAAALMISSEQVEICHVCDRAYVMREGRIAGHLSRNELTEENIVRLGMHHA
- a CDS encoding maleylacetate reductase — encoded protein: MIGSFTFENLPCRVVFGSGTLAAAKAEVERLGGKRALVLTTPQQEAQGKNLGTALGPLYAGLFAGATMHTPVEVTAQALAAMKACEADCVVSLGGGSTTGLGKALALRTGVNQLCIPTTYAGSEMTPIVGQTENGLKTTVRDAAVLPETVIYDVDLTLTLPVGLAATSGINAIAHAVEALYARDANPVTSLMAEEGIRALARALPAIAAKSDDREARTEALYGAWLCGVCLGTVGMALHHKLCHTLGGTFDLPHAETHTIVLPHALAYNAPAVPEAVVRISRAIGAADASRGLYDLAKRLNAKLALRDIGMPEGGIGKAADLAVTNAYWNPRPLERNAIRDLIARAWAGEPPAATEAAA
- a CDS encoding YciI family protein, whose product is MLFAIHALDRAGALPTRLAHYDAHKAFLSDTSRFEVKIVMSGPLVSDDGEKMIGSLFLIESPGRAEVEAFNRADPFAAADIWEKVTITGFLRRQG
- a CDS encoding Dabb family protein, which produces MSGPIRHIVMWRLRGETPAERSAARLKVKTLFEGLKGRIDGLTHIEVGLDVSDVDYACDVVLFSEFADRAALQAYATHPEHLRVREELGDLRIGRFQVDYPIKETGA
- a CDS encoding ABC transporter permease; translation: MREAAVVSQPNPLQRIPGVAIVLVLLIALFGTIAPGFLSIANLSNVLVQSTILTMLALPMTLIIMTEGLDLSMGAVLTLTSLCVAIVSLATKSMLLGLAAGVLVGAGFGTINGWLVAILGIPPFVATLGTLGMAQGLSLIVSDGQSVVGIPHSVRDIYSSTLLGVPVPIVMALVTYAFFHALLYHTRFGTYIFALGGNREALRYAGLSPNRLLIAVYALGGTMAGVAGLLMTARMNSGHPTAGLGLEFDAIAAVAVGGTSFERGNGWLLGTVLGVIAVGVLRNGLNLISLPSSVQVASVGVLVIVALFLDGIRSRT